In Ascaphus truei isolate aAscTru1 chromosome 7, aAscTru1.hap1, whole genome shotgun sequence, one genomic interval encodes:
- the ZNF541 gene encoding zinc finger protein 541 — MSLYSLSDEHALQSEVPLPGFLEGHGVYGSQDLCQNIGDLIYSEHPDLDLDPSLHSTDVAGDTMQDNLNKLSLYAMRESESSRIREDSSDSDSMLSLQELGLMCPKAPEESDSATTKSSTNGSHKGKCPQTPMPECGLCGKVFGSASSLSKHCLTHSQERVHVCKVCSKAFKRQDHLTGHMLTHLKTKPFMCIEQGCSKSYCDYRSLRRHYEVQHGLCSLKGASPRESPRHEGLQKHAQAEQSKLTLQSKREDPSSSKSLLPSRDLLRCLVTSIVQQKLAPSVGASEEQTNSRNSAQLCHVSESSVSKVKSQNYDVLRECTSFQSNSTSSSTYTLINTANVVKKDATNTDSLPHAEEDSLRLDLWPSGALTGLPIFGSQKIQSTQNFWVRSTVPGSIAVMKEQSTDCRPMDICLGALNELNSTGVLPPLKVSGDTSLWQHFGEQSQQTPPGESTFQHDSEFRKVVLQAQGSSATQEQIPAQQHLFHMISKSHHSISHNQIKTQPNGAIPQSLQRPAEMVVQPSTDFIKCEAQDDSKKTTESQRNPTFGQELASSSRSTCTSDAGILSGLIRLPKSFVSLGSLVGYGNQKDGIDPQPGKALTPDDVASFFCSAGKSQAKNTTDKTQSRLGRPRRTSTSLKDKLKFNLSSAASPSQVALESFCIPSASFDTGNSVKSKLTIFNRIQGGNIYHLSSNVKEEDVSDCDRAISSSFEGNKCERSYRCRDCGQLFHTESGLRHLCSQSNPWPSHTLQQDEQAIEADGPQTPERTPDPQRDPLMSPPSLPPSGDAASGPLVIPVSVPVMMTKQQKKIRASERGSLLETPHPKRGKKRPGIKALLIPPPLVEMHPTPSGCFLSHLRSPTTYLSEHLLNGLFRYPPYTPPPMLSPIREGTGLYFSTICPSSTNACANRVACNVPDEDRLISGIRLVKDDMVLTIEPHINIGDRFQAKIPELLDRSLLDREEHRACLVWKPWGDTKQVTQSRVSQFLNLACSSAMPGGGTNLELALHCLHSTQGKIMEALDKLLVTGPQKALPRSLADYHYAGSDFWTVPEKRLFKRVYCAHRKDFSLIQSLIHMKNVYQCVEYYYTWKKIIKFDRSRVQEKKARKEQSGVTEAPGEMKAEPISEITGTKHPNSEAKVNIKRQKTQGLKHSSPFNQQDRSNGAAQPGEFACKECDRVFDKVKSRNAHMKRHRQQDHADTLSKAKWVPKHPKIVKENFEDTVIPLPGSSILPETSLKHWLGFNSY; from the exons ATGAGTCTGTACAGCCTGAGCGATGAACATGCCCTTCAGTCTGAAGTCCCTCTTCCAGGCTTCCTTGAAGGTCACGGAGTATATGGCTCCCAAGATTTATGTCAGAACATTGGTGACCTTATATACTCAGAACACCCTGACCTGGATTTGGATCCGAGTTTGCACTCCACAGATGTTGCTGGGGATACCATGCAGGATAATTTGAACAAGCTTTCCTTGTATGCAATGAGAGAGAGCGAGTCCTCCAGAATCCGGGAGGATTCGTCTGATTCGGATTCCATGCTCTCCCTGCAAG AGCTTGGCCTCATGTGTCCTAAAGCACCAGAAGAAAGTGACTCAGCAACAACCAAGTCCAGCACCAATGGCTCCCACAAAGGGAAATGTCCTCAGACCCCCATGCCAGAGTGTGGGCTGTGCGGGAAGGTGTTTGGCAGTGCCAGCTCCCTCAGCAAACACTGCCTGACCCACAGCCAGGAGAGAGTCCATGTATGCAAAGTCTGCAGCAAGGCCTTCAAACGGCAGGACCATCT AACAGGACACATGCTGACACACCTGAAGACAAAGCCTTTCATGTGCATTGAACAAGGCTGCAGTAAAAGTTACTGCGATTACAGGTCTCTGAGAAGACACTACGAAGTCCAACATGGGCTGTGCTCATTGAAGGGGGCTAGCCCCAGGGAGAGCCCCCGTCATGAGGGGCTCCAAAAACATGCACAAGCCGAGCAAAGCAAGTTAACACTGCAGAGCAAGCGGGAGGACCCAAGCTCCTCCAAATCACTCCTCCCCAGTAGGGACCTTCTGAGGTGCTTGGTGACCAGTATCGTGCAGCAGAAACTGGCACCAAGTGTGGGGGCTTCAGAAGAGCAGACCAACAGCAGAAACTCAGCGCAGCTGTGCCACGTGTCCGAAAGTTCTGTATCAAAGGTAAAATCCCAGAACTACGACGTCCTGAGGGAGTGTACATCCTTTCAAAGTAATTCCACATCATCTAGCACGTATACGTTGATTAACACCGCTAATGTGGTTAAGAAAGATGCCACGAATACAGACTCCCTCCCACATGCTGAGGAAGACTCCCTACGGCTGGACCTTTGGCCAAGCGGGGCATTAACTGGCCTCCCGATTTTTGGAAGCCAGAAGATCCAGTCAACGCAGAACTTTTGGGTCAGAAGCACAGTTCCTGGCTCAATAGCAGTGATGAAGGAACAGAGCACAGACTGTAGGCCCATGGACATTTGCTTGGGGGCTCTGAATGAGCTCAATTCCACAGGTGTTTTGCCTCCTTTAAAAGTGTCAGGTGACACCTCGCTGTGGCAGCATTTTGGAGAGCAAAGCCAGCAGACGCCGCCAGGCGAGAGCACATTTCAGCACGATTCAGAATTCAGGAAAGTTGTCCTTCAGGCCCAGGGAAGTTCAGCGACCCAGGAGCAGATTCCAGCTCAGCAGCACCTGTTCCACATGATAAGCAAATCCCATCACTCTATATCCCACAACCAGATCAAAACCCAGCCCAATGGGGCCATTCCCCAAAGCCTGCAAAGACCAGCAGAAATGGTTGTGCAACCCAGCACAGACTTCATAAAATGTGAAGCGCAGGATGACAGCAAGAAAACGACCGAATCGCAGAGGAATCCAACATTTGGGCAGGAACTGGCAAGCTCCAGCCGTTCTACATGCACCTCTGATGCAGGAATCCTTTCAGGGCTTATCCGACTCCCCAAAAGCTTTGTCAGTCTGGGCAGCCTCGTAGGTTATGGAAACCAAAAGGATGGAATTGATCCGCAGCCCGGAAAAGCTCTTACACCAGACGACGTAGCCTCTTTTTTCTGCAGTGCGGGGAAGAGCCAGGCCAAGAATACCACCGACAAGACACAGTCCCGGCTGGGCAGACCGCGACGCACTTCCACCTCCCTCAAGGACAAGCTAAAATTCAACCTATCCAGCGCAGCGTCACCGAGCCAAGTGGCCCTGGAATCCTTCTGCATCCCAAGTGCATCGTTTGACACGGGCAACAGCGTTAAATCAAAACTGACCATTTTCAACAGGATACAG GGAGGAAATATTTATCATCTTTCCAGCAATGTGAAGGAAGAAGATGTCTCAGACTG TGACAGAGCCATCAGCAGCTCGTTCGAAGGGAACAAGTGCGAGAGAAGCTATAGATGCAGAGATTGTGGCCAGCTCTTTCACACAGAGAGCGGACTAAGACACTTGTGTTCGCAAAGCAATCCGTGGCCCTCTCACACCTTGCAGCAGGATGAGCAG GCGATCGAAGCGGATGGACCCCAGACACCTGAGAGAACACCTGATCCGCAGCGGGACCCTCTGATGTCACCACCATCACTGCCACCTTCTGGGGATGCAGCCTCAGGGCCCCTCGTGATTCCTGTCTCAGTTCCTGTGATGATGACAAAGCAACAAAAAAAGATCAGG GCAAGTGAAAGGGGGAGTCTGCTGGAGACACCTCACCCCAAAAGAGGGAAGAAGAGACCTGGTATCAAGGCTTTACTCATCCCGCCTCCGCTCGTGGAGATGCACCCCACCCCCTCCGGCTGCTTCCTGAGTCACCTGCGCTCCCCAACCACATACCTGTCCGAGCACCTCCTAAACGGTCTTTTCCGTTACCCACCTTACACCCCCCCTCCGATGCTGAGCCCAATCCGCGAGGGCACAGGGCTATACTTCAGCACTATATGCCCTTCATCTACCAATGCTTGTGCCAACCGGGTGGCCTGTAATGTGCCAG ACGAAGACAGATTGATCAGCGGAATCCGCCTGGTAAAAGATGACATGGTGCTCACCATCGAACC GCACATTAACATCGGAGACAGGTTCCAAGCTAAGATACCAGAGCTGCTGGATAGATCATTATTGGATCGGGAGGAGCACAGGGCGTGTCTGGTGTGGAAACCGTGGGGTGACACAAAACAAGTAACACAGAGCAGAG TATCTCAGTTCCTAAACTTGGCCTGTTCCAGTGCAATGCCTGGTGGGGGCACGAACCTTGAACTCGCCCTGCACTGCCTGCACTCTACTCAGGGCAAAATAATG GAAGCCCTGGACAAGCTATTAGTGACGGGGCCACAGAAAGCACTCCCTCGTTCTCTGGCAGATTATCACTATGCTG GGTCAGATTTCTGGACTGTGCCTGAAAAGCGGCTGTTTAAAAGAGTTTATTGTGCACACAGAAAGGACTTCTCCCTCATCCAGAGCCTG ATCCATATGAAGAACGTGTACCAGTGTGTTGAGTATTATTACACctggaaaaaaataattaaattcgACCGAAGCCGGGTTCAAGAAAAGAAAGCCAGGAAAGAGCAGAGTGGTGTTACAGAGGCGCCTGGAGAAATGAAG GCTGAACCCATCTCAGAGATCACAGGCACCAAGCATCCAAACTCAGAGGCCAAAGTTAACATCAAGCGACAGAAAACACAAGGACTGAAACACAGCTCTCCATTCAACCAGCAGGACAGAAGCAATGGAGCAGCCCAGCCAGGGGAGTTTGCCTGCAAGGAGTGTGACAG GGTGTTTGACAAGGTGAAAAGCCGCAATGCTCACATGAAGCGGCACCGTCAGCAGGACCACGCAGACACTTTATCTAAGGCAAAGTGGGTTCCCAAACACCCCAAAATTGTAAAGGAGAACTTTGAAGACACAGTCATTCCTCTGCCGGGTAGCTCCATCCTGCCTGAAACCTCACTCAAACACTGGCTAGGATTTAATAGCTACTGA